The following proteins are co-located in the Vigna angularis cultivar LongXiaoDou No.4 chromosome 2, ASM1680809v1, whole genome shotgun sequence genome:
- the LOC108327272 gene encoding uncharacterized protein LOC108327272, whose protein sequence is MQILDSSVQSLVKSWKRRQRWLLLFNTSSQQGLNSRAAWRTHLANFLDSTWLHVFTILLLIADLIITTLELSSSLVWCERRISSVAEECFHWIGIGILSFLVAKTMGLMVGLGCSFFQHVGYVVDGVVVIGAIILEGFVVGRGGGFLVVVSLWRFIRVVESVFELSDEAIEAQIARIISQFEALREENIRLLEAIYEKEKIIEMLEEDLDNCRDESPLSKS, encoded by the coding sequence ATGCAAATACTAGATTCATCAGTCCAAAGCTTAGTGAAATCATGGAAGAGAAGGCAAAGATGGTTGCTACTATTCAACACATCTAGCCAACAAGGTTTGAACAGCAGAGCAGCATGGCGCACCCATTTGGCCAATTTCCTTGATTCAACATGGCTTCACGTCTTCACAATCTTATTGCTTATTGCAGACCTCATCATCACAACCCTTGAGCTATCTTCATCTCTGGTTTGGTGTGAGAGACGCATAAGCAGCGTAGCAGAAGAATGTTTCCATTGGATTGGAATTGGTATTCTGAGTTTTCTTGTAGCGAAGACAATGGGTTTAATGGTGGGGTTAGGTTGTTCGTTTTTCCAGCATGTGGGGTATGTTGTTGATGGAGTTGTGGTGATAGGAGCTATCATTTTGGAAGGCTTTGTGGTGGGAAGAGGAGGTGGTTTTTTGGTTGTGGTGAGTTTGTGGCGTTTCATTAGAGTGGTAGAGAGTGTGTTTGAGCTGAGCGATGAGGCCATTGAAGCTCAAATTGCACGAATCATTTCCCAGTTTGAAGCTCTCAGAGAAGAAAATATTAGGCTCTTAGAAGCAATATATGAGAAGGAGAAGATCATAGAAATGTTGGAGGAAGATTTAGATAACTGTAGGGATGAAAGCCCTTTAAGTAAATCCTAA